In the genome of Drosophila pseudoobscura strain MV-25-SWS-2005 chromosome 3, UCI_Dpse_MV25, whole genome shotgun sequence, one region contains:
- the Pld gene encoding phospholipase D2 isoform X1, with translation MAKSTDTVASSSDHNEAAEAAMAVTATLQHLQVRRHRRSISQLMASMAEYPADDVYRPTNFAGYVNRGYDDIDSSYYFAQFEAMTEERNGAALPPYTNDSDASAEDNRNDEDEEQDPDCTDDGTVVEHHNRCLPEFQFSLVDSEYDETLGFPDSVTILSNVGDKPVLVQRKETTDDDDEEYDDDENNSVVMRQEIPFTSIYGPSVKFNSFQRKVFIPGREIHVRIVDTERSVTTHLLNPNLYTIELTHGPFKWTIKRRYKHFNSLHQQLSFFRTSLNIPFPSRSHKEKRTTLKATASQMADESTLKDLPAHTKQVKQTSTPQSNGSRHQNGPGTIVSPSHNSILSGLNPRRIQKKRKKKKKKKLPRFPNRPESLVTVENLGVRIKQLEDYLYNLLNISLYRSHHETLNFVEVSNVSFVPGMGLKGKEGVILKRTGSTRPGQAGCNFFGCFQKNCCVRCNYFCSDVVCGTWRNRWFFVKETCFGYIRPTDGSIRAVILFDQGFDVSTGIYQTGMRKGLQVLTNNRHIVLKCWTKRKCKEWMQYLKHTSNSYARDFTLPNPHMSYAPMRANTQASWYVDGSQYMSAVADGLEAATEEIYIADWWLSPEIYMKRPALDGDYWRLDKILLRKAEQGVRVFVLLYKEVEMALGINSYYSKSTLAKHDNIKVMRHPDHARGGILLWAHHEKIVVIDQTYAFMGGIDLCYGRWDDHHHRLTDLGSISTASVSGSTRRTPSGYFNKDDVDSAFGSRKSSRNAHYETPPKAGRAASPETLEAPLPPAPAPPPPGNSMELRVLKPGDRLLIPAMLSSGAGEDPDENTALEGMKLNTPEMERKNMLDRLKNNAMKGARMGKDFMHRLTANETTLEGPEDGGVFSIDTVDATMEPDMTMASSSATATANATATDAATATDVATATANATANSTQLFSEFYGQAKYWFGKDYSNFILKDWMNLNSPFVDIIDRTTTPRMPWHDVGLCVVGASARDVARHFIQRWNAMKLEKLRDNTRFPYLMPKSYHQIRLNSHLQQLQQRRQQRVTCQLLRSVSAWSCGFIEADLVEQSIHDAYIQTITKAQHYVYIENQFFITMQLGMGVPGAYNNVRNQIGETLFKRIVRAHKERKPFRVYVIMPLLPGFEGDVGGSTGIAVRAITHWNYASISRGRTAILTRLQEAGVSEPHNYISFHSLRNHSFLNSTPITELIYVHSKLLIADDRVVICGSANINDRSMIGKRDSEIAAIIMDEEFEDGRMNGKKYPSGIFAGRLRKYLFREHLGLLEGEGSARSDLDISDPVCDAFWHGTWRQISTRNTEIYDEVFKCIPTDFVKTFASLRKYQEEPPLSKTDPEMAAHRVTEIQGFLVNLPLEFLNKEVLTPPGASKEGVLPTSVWT, from the exons ATGGCCAAGTCCACGGATAccgtcgccagcagcagcgaccacAACGAGGCAGCAGAGGCGGCGATGGCGGTGACTGCAACCTTGCAGCATCTGCAGGTGCGACGTCATCGCCGCAGCATTTCACAGCTGATGGCTAGCATGG CCGAATACCCCGCGGATGATGTGTACCGGCCCACGAACTTCGCGGGCTACGTGAATCGGGGCTACGATGATATAGACAGTTCCTATTACTTTGCCCAGTTCGAGGCCATGACGGAGGAGCGCAATGGAGCGGCCCTGCCGCCGTACACCAACGATTCGGATGCCTCCGCGGAGGACAACCGgaacgacgaggacgaggagcaggACCCGGACTGCACGGACGACGGTACCGTGGTGGAGCATCATAACCGATGCCTGCCCGAGTTCCAGTTCTCGCTGGTCGACTCGGAGTACGATGAGACGCTGGGGTTCCCCGACTCCGTGACCATCCTGTCGAATGTGGGCGACAAGCCGGTGCTGGTGCAGCGCAAGGAGAccaccgacgacgacgacgaggagtaCGACGACGATGAGAACAACAGCGTCGTGATGCGCCAGGAGATACCCTTCACGAGCATCTACGGGCCCAGCGTGAAGTTCAACTCCTTTCAGCGGAAGGTCTTCATCCCGGGCCGCGAGATTCACGTGCGGATCGTGGACACCGAGCGGAGTGTGACCACGCATCTGCTGAACCCCAATCT ATACACCATTGAGCTCACCCACGGACCCTTCAAGTGGACCATCAAGCGGCGCTACAAGCACTTCAATTCGCTCCACCAGCAACTGAGCTTCTTCCGCACCTCCCTGAACATACCCTTccccagtcgcagtcacaAGGAGAAACGGACCACGCTCAAGGCCACCGCCAGCCAGATGGCCGATGAGTCGACCCTCAAGGACCTGCCCGCCCACACCAAGCAGGTGAAGCAGACGAGCACGCCCCAGAGCAATGGCAGCAGGCACCAGAACGGACCCGGCACTATCGTCAGTCCCAGCCACAACTCGATTCTGTCGGGCCTCAATCCGCGGCGCATCCAAAAGAAGcgcaagaagaagaaaaagaagaagctgCCGCGGTTCCCCAACCGCCCGGAGAGTCTCGTGACGGTGGAGAATCTGGGCGTGCGGATCAAGCAGCTGGAGGACTATCTGTACAATCTGCTGAACATCAGCTTGTACCGATCGCACCACGAAACG CTAAACTTTGTGGAGGTCTCCAACGTGTCGTTTGTGCCCGGGATGGgcctcaagggcaaggagggcGTAATACTCAAGCGCACGGGCTCGACGCGACCCGGCCAGGCGGGCTGCAACTTCTTTGGGTGCTTCCAGAAGAACTGCTGCGTGCGCTGCAACTACTTCTGCTCGGACGTGGTGTGCGGCACGTGGCGCAATCGCTGGTTCTTCGTGAAGGAGACCTGCTTCGGCTACATCCGACCCACCGACGGCAGCATCCGGGCCGTGATCCTGTTCGACCAGGGCTTCGATGTGTCGACGGGCATCTACCAGACGGGCATGCGGAAGGGTCTGCAGGTGCTGACCAACAACCGGCACATTGTGCTCAAGTGCTGGACAAAGCGCAAGTGCAAGGAGTGGATGCAGTATCTGAAGCACACCTCCAACTCGTATGCCCGCGACTTCACGCTGCCCAATCCGCACATGTCGTACGCCCCCATGCGGGCCAACACGCAGGCCTCCTGGTACGTGGACGGCTCCCAGTACATGTCCGCCGTCGCCGATGGCCTCGAGGCGGCCACCGAAGAGATCTACATTGCGGACTGGTGGCTCAGCCCGGAGATCTACATGAAGCGGCCCGCTCTGGATGGCGACTACTGGCGCCTGGACAAGATCCTCCTCCGCAAGGCCGAGCAGGGGGTGCGGGTCTTCGTGCTGCTCTACAAGGAGGTGGAGATGGCCCTGGGCATCAATAGCTACTACAGCAAGTCCACGCTGGCCAAGCATGACAACATCAAG GTCATGCGGCATCCGGACCATGCGCGCGGTGGCATTCTCCTCTGGGCGCACCACGAGAAGATCGTCGTGATCGACCAGACGTACGCCTTCATGGGCGGCATCGATCTGTGCTACGGCCGCTGGGacgatcatcatcatcggctCACAGATCTCGGGAGCATTTCCACCGCCTCCGTTTCGGGGAGCACGCGCCGCACGCCCAGCGGCTACTTCAACAAGGACGATGTGGACTCGGCCTTTGGCTCGCGCAAGTCCTCGAGGAATGCCCACTACGAGACCCCGCCCAAGGCTGGTAGGGCGGCCTCGCCAGAGACGCTGGAGGCACCGCTgcccccggccccggccccgcccccgcccgGCAACAGCATGGAGTTGAGGGTCCTCAAACCGGGCGATCGACTGCTGATACCAGCCATGCTGTCTAGTGGCGCTGGCGAGGATCCCGACGAGAACACGGCCCTGGAGGGAATGAAGCTGAACACGCCAGAGATGGAGCGGAAGAACATGCTCGATCGGCTGAAGAACAACGCCATGAAGGGGGCTCGCATGGGCAAGGACTTTATGCACCGCCTGACGGCCAACGAGACGACGTTGGAGGGGCCAGAGGATGGAGGTGTCTTCAGCATAGACACAGTGGATGCCACCATGGAACCCGACATGACTatggcctcctcctctgctacagccacagctaatgccacagccaccgacgccgccacagccaccgaTGTCGCCACTGCCACAGCTAATGCCACGGCCAACTCCACGCAATTGTTCAGCGAATTCTATGGCCAGGCCAAGTACTGGTTCGGCAAGGACTACTCGAACTTCATACTCAAGGACTGGATGAACCTCAACTCGCCGTTCGTGGACATTATCGATCGCACGACCACACCGCGCATGCCCTGGCACGATGTCGGCCTCTGCGTGGTGGGCGCTTCGGCGCGGGATGTGGCCCGCCACTTCATACAGCGCTGGAACGCCATGAAGCTGGAGAAGCTGCGGGACAATACGCGCTTTCCCTACCTCATGCCGAAGAGCTACCACCAGATCCGCCTCAACTCgcatctgcagcagctgcaacagcgcCGCCAGCAGAGGGTCACGTGCCAGCTGCTGCGCAGCGTCTCCGCCTGGAGCTGCGGCTTCATCGAGGCGGACCTCGTGGAGCAGAGCATCCACGACGCCTACATCCAGACGATCACCAAGGCCCAGCACTACGTGTACATTGAGAATCAGTTCTTCATCACCATGCAGCTGGGCATGGGCGTGCCGGGGGCCTACAACAACGTGCGGAATCAGATTGGGGAGACACTCTTCAAGCGCATTGTGCGGGCCCATAA AGAACGGAAACCCTTCCGTGTGTATGTGATAATGCCACTCCTTCCGGGATTCGAGGGCGACGTGGGCGGCAGCACGGGCATCGCTGTGCGGGCCATCACCCACTGGAACTATGCCTCCATTTCCAG GGGACGCACTGCTATACTGACACGTCTCCAGGAGGCCGGCGTCTCGGAGCCGCACAACTACATCTCATTCCACAGTCTACGCAATCATTCCTTCCTTAACAGCACGCCCATCACCGAACTGATTTACGTGCATTCCAAGCTGCTCATCGCCGACGATCGGGTGGTCATCTGCGGCTCTGCGAACATCAACGACCGCTCGATGATTGGGAAGCGCGACTCGGAGATTGCGGCCATCATCATGGACGAGGAGTTCGAGGATGGCCGCATGAATGGCAAAAAGTATCCGAGCGGCATCTTTGCCGGTCGCCTGCGAAAGTATCTCTTCAGAGAGCATTTAG GCCTCCTGGAGGGCGAGGGCTCTGCGCGCTCCGATCTGGACATCAGCGATCCCGTTTGCGACGCCTTCTGGCACGGCACCTGGCGACAGATCTCCACGAGGAACACCGAGATCTACGACGAGGTGTTCAAGTGCATTCCCACGGACTTTGTGAAGACATTCGCCAGCCTGCGCAAGTACCAGGAGGAGCCGCCGCTCTCCAAGACCGATCCAGAGATGGCCGCCCATCGGGTCACAGAAATCCAG GGCTTTCTGGTCAACCTGCCATTGGAGTTCCTCAACAAGGAGGTGCTCACGCCGCCGGGCGCCAGCAAGGAGGGCGTCCTACCTACCTCTGTTTGGACATAG
- the Pld gene encoding phospholipase D2 isoform X2 has protein sequence MTEERNGAALPPYTNDSDASAEDNRNDEDEEQDPDCTDDGTVVEHHNRCLPEFQFSLVDSEYDETLGFPDSVTILSNVGDKPVLVQRKETTDDDDEEYDDDENNSVVMRQEIPFTSIYGPSVKFNSFQRKVFIPGREIHVRIVDTERSVTTHLLNPNLYTIELTHGPFKWTIKRRYKHFNSLHQQLSFFRTSLNIPFPSRSHKEKRTTLKATASQMADESTLKDLPAHTKQVKQTSTPQSNGSRHQNGPGTIVSPSHNSILSGLNPRRIQKKRKKKKKKKLPRFPNRPESLVTVENLGVRIKQLEDYLYNLLNISLYRSHHETLNFVEVSNVSFVPGMGLKGKEGVILKRTGSTRPGQAGCNFFGCFQKNCCVRCNYFCSDVVCGTWRNRWFFVKETCFGYIRPTDGSIRAVILFDQGFDVSTGIYQTGMRKGLQVLTNNRHIVLKCWTKRKCKEWMQYLKHTSNSYARDFTLPNPHMSYAPMRANTQASWYVDGSQYMSAVADGLEAATEEIYIADWWLSPEIYMKRPALDGDYWRLDKILLRKAEQGVRVFVLLYKEVEMALGINSYYSKSTLAKHDNIKVMRHPDHARGGILLWAHHEKIVVIDQTYAFMGGIDLCYGRWDDHHHRLTDLGSISTASVSGSTRRTPSGYFNKDDVDSAFGSRKSSRNAHYETPPKAGRAASPETLEAPLPPAPAPPPPGNSMELRVLKPGDRLLIPAMLSSGAGEDPDENTALEGMKLNTPEMERKNMLDRLKNNAMKGARMGKDFMHRLTANETTLEGPEDGGVFSIDTVDATMEPDMTMASSSATATANATATDAATATDVATATANATANSTQLFSEFYGQAKYWFGKDYSNFILKDWMNLNSPFVDIIDRTTTPRMPWHDVGLCVVGASARDVARHFIQRWNAMKLEKLRDNTRFPYLMPKSYHQIRLNSHLQQLQQRRQQRVTCQLLRSVSAWSCGFIEADLVEQSIHDAYIQTITKAQHYVYIENQFFITMQLGMGVPGAYNNVRNQIGETLFKRIVRAHKERKPFRVYVIMPLLPGFEGDVGGSTGIAVRAITHWNYASISRGRTAILTRLQEAGVSEPHNYISFHSLRNHSFLNSTPITELIYVHSKLLIADDRVVICGSANINDRSMIGKRDSEIAAIIMDEEFEDGRMNGKKYPSGIFAGRLRKYLFREHLGLLEGEGSARSDLDISDPVCDAFWHGTWRQISTRNTEIYDEVFKCIPTDFVKTFASLRKYQEEPPLSKTDPEMAAHRVTEIQGFLVNLPLEFLNKEVLTPPGASKEGVLPTSVWT, from the exons ATGACGGAGGAGCGCAATGGAGCGGCCCTGCCGCCGTACACCAACGATTCGGATGCCTCCGCGGAGGACAACCGgaacgacgaggacgaggagcaggACCCGGACTGCACGGACGACGGTACCGTGGTGGAGCATCATAACCGATGCCTGCCCGAGTTCCAGTTCTCGCTGGTCGACTCGGAGTACGATGAGACGCTGGGGTTCCCCGACTCCGTGACCATCCTGTCGAATGTGGGCGACAAGCCGGTGCTGGTGCAGCGCAAGGAGAccaccgacgacgacgacgaggagtaCGACGACGATGAGAACAACAGCGTCGTGATGCGCCAGGAGATACCCTTCACGAGCATCTACGGGCCCAGCGTGAAGTTCAACTCCTTTCAGCGGAAGGTCTTCATCCCGGGCCGCGAGATTCACGTGCGGATCGTGGACACCGAGCGGAGTGTGACCACGCATCTGCTGAACCCCAATCT ATACACCATTGAGCTCACCCACGGACCCTTCAAGTGGACCATCAAGCGGCGCTACAAGCACTTCAATTCGCTCCACCAGCAACTGAGCTTCTTCCGCACCTCCCTGAACATACCCTTccccagtcgcagtcacaAGGAGAAACGGACCACGCTCAAGGCCACCGCCAGCCAGATGGCCGATGAGTCGACCCTCAAGGACCTGCCCGCCCACACCAAGCAGGTGAAGCAGACGAGCACGCCCCAGAGCAATGGCAGCAGGCACCAGAACGGACCCGGCACTATCGTCAGTCCCAGCCACAACTCGATTCTGTCGGGCCTCAATCCGCGGCGCATCCAAAAGAAGcgcaagaagaagaaaaagaagaagctgCCGCGGTTCCCCAACCGCCCGGAGAGTCTCGTGACGGTGGAGAATCTGGGCGTGCGGATCAAGCAGCTGGAGGACTATCTGTACAATCTGCTGAACATCAGCTTGTACCGATCGCACCACGAAACG CTAAACTTTGTGGAGGTCTCCAACGTGTCGTTTGTGCCCGGGATGGgcctcaagggcaaggagggcGTAATACTCAAGCGCACGGGCTCGACGCGACCCGGCCAGGCGGGCTGCAACTTCTTTGGGTGCTTCCAGAAGAACTGCTGCGTGCGCTGCAACTACTTCTGCTCGGACGTGGTGTGCGGCACGTGGCGCAATCGCTGGTTCTTCGTGAAGGAGACCTGCTTCGGCTACATCCGACCCACCGACGGCAGCATCCGGGCCGTGATCCTGTTCGACCAGGGCTTCGATGTGTCGACGGGCATCTACCAGACGGGCATGCGGAAGGGTCTGCAGGTGCTGACCAACAACCGGCACATTGTGCTCAAGTGCTGGACAAAGCGCAAGTGCAAGGAGTGGATGCAGTATCTGAAGCACACCTCCAACTCGTATGCCCGCGACTTCACGCTGCCCAATCCGCACATGTCGTACGCCCCCATGCGGGCCAACACGCAGGCCTCCTGGTACGTGGACGGCTCCCAGTACATGTCCGCCGTCGCCGATGGCCTCGAGGCGGCCACCGAAGAGATCTACATTGCGGACTGGTGGCTCAGCCCGGAGATCTACATGAAGCGGCCCGCTCTGGATGGCGACTACTGGCGCCTGGACAAGATCCTCCTCCGCAAGGCCGAGCAGGGGGTGCGGGTCTTCGTGCTGCTCTACAAGGAGGTGGAGATGGCCCTGGGCATCAATAGCTACTACAGCAAGTCCACGCTGGCCAAGCATGACAACATCAAG GTCATGCGGCATCCGGACCATGCGCGCGGTGGCATTCTCCTCTGGGCGCACCACGAGAAGATCGTCGTGATCGACCAGACGTACGCCTTCATGGGCGGCATCGATCTGTGCTACGGCCGCTGGGacgatcatcatcatcggctCACAGATCTCGGGAGCATTTCCACCGCCTCCGTTTCGGGGAGCACGCGCCGCACGCCCAGCGGCTACTTCAACAAGGACGATGTGGACTCGGCCTTTGGCTCGCGCAAGTCCTCGAGGAATGCCCACTACGAGACCCCGCCCAAGGCTGGTAGGGCGGCCTCGCCAGAGACGCTGGAGGCACCGCTgcccccggccccggccccgcccccgcccgGCAACAGCATGGAGTTGAGGGTCCTCAAACCGGGCGATCGACTGCTGATACCAGCCATGCTGTCTAGTGGCGCTGGCGAGGATCCCGACGAGAACACGGCCCTGGAGGGAATGAAGCTGAACACGCCAGAGATGGAGCGGAAGAACATGCTCGATCGGCTGAAGAACAACGCCATGAAGGGGGCTCGCATGGGCAAGGACTTTATGCACCGCCTGACGGCCAACGAGACGACGTTGGAGGGGCCAGAGGATGGAGGTGTCTTCAGCATAGACACAGTGGATGCCACCATGGAACCCGACATGACTatggcctcctcctctgctacagccacagctaatgccacagccaccgacgccgccacagccaccgaTGTCGCCACTGCCACAGCTAATGCCACGGCCAACTCCACGCAATTGTTCAGCGAATTCTATGGCCAGGCCAAGTACTGGTTCGGCAAGGACTACTCGAACTTCATACTCAAGGACTGGATGAACCTCAACTCGCCGTTCGTGGACATTATCGATCGCACGACCACACCGCGCATGCCCTGGCACGATGTCGGCCTCTGCGTGGTGGGCGCTTCGGCGCGGGATGTGGCCCGCCACTTCATACAGCGCTGGAACGCCATGAAGCTGGAGAAGCTGCGGGACAATACGCGCTTTCCCTACCTCATGCCGAAGAGCTACCACCAGATCCGCCTCAACTCgcatctgcagcagctgcaacagcgcCGCCAGCAGAGGGTCACGTGCCAGCTGCTGCGCAGCGTCTCCGCCTGGAGCTGCGGCTTCATCGAGGCGGACCTCGTGGAGCAGAGCATCCACGACGCCTACATCCAGACGATCACCAAGGCCCAGCACTACGTGTACATTGAGAATCAGTTCTTCATCACCATGCAGCTGGGCATGGGCGTGCCGGGGGCCTACAACAACGTGCGGAATCAGATTGGGGAGACACTCTTCAAGCGCATTGTGCGGGCCCATAA AGAACGGAAACCCTTCCGTGTGTATGTGATAATGCCACTCCTTCCGGGATTCGAGGGCGACGTGGGCGGCAGCACGGGCATCGCTGTGCGGGCCATCACCCACTGGAACTATGCCTCCATTTCCAG GGGACGCACTGCTATACTGACACGTCTCCAGGAGGCCGGCGTCTCGGAGCCGCACAACTACATCTCATTCCACAGTCTACGCAATCATTCCTTCCTTAACAGCACGCCCATCACCGAACTGATTTACGTGCATTCCAAGCTGCTCATCGCCGACGATCGGGTGGTCATCTGCGGCTCTGCGAACATCAACGACCGCTCGATGATTGGGAAGCGCGACTCGGAGATTGCGGCCATCATCATGGACGAGGAGTTCGAGGATGGCCGCATGAATGGCAAAAAGTATCCGAGCGGCATCTTTGCCGGTCGCCTGCGAAAGTATCTCTTCAGAGAGCATTTAG GCCTCCTGGAGGGCGAGGGCTCTGCGCGCTCCGATCTGGACATCAGCGATCCCGTTTGCGACGCCTTCTGGCACGGCACCTGGCGACAGATCTCCACGAGGAACACCGAGATCTACGACGAGGTGTTCAAGTGCATTCCCACGGACTTTGTGAAGACATTCGCCAGCCTGCGCAAGTACCAGGAGGAGCCGCCGCTCTCCAAGACCGATCCAGAGATGGCCGCCCATCGGGTCACAGAAATCCAG GGCTTTCTGGTCAACCTGCCATTGGAGTTCCTCAACAAGGAGGTGCTCACGCCGCCGGGCGCCAGCAAGGAGGGCGTCCTACCTACCTCTGTTTGGACATAG